The Mariluticola halotolerans nucleotide sequence ATGCGCTGCCGGTCCTGTCCGGGCTTGGGCTTGATGCGGGGCGGTTTGCCTTGTTCTCAAAGCGGGCACGGCGCGCGGATCAGGCATTGCAACAAATGGCGCAGGAAGCGTTTTCCAATATTGGCGTGAGCGATGGCTTCGGGGTTATCCGCATCGATCGTCCCGCCTTTGCGGCATTGGCGGGGGAATTGCAGGTGCGCGTGATGCGCATGGCGTTGAATGCCGCCGGGGGTGCGCAAAAACCATTCGGATTGCAGCAGGTCGAAGCGCTGGTTGACCGTTTTGCTGATCCGCAATCGACCGCACAGGTAACATTGATGGGATGCGCCATCACCTGTGCGCCACTGGAGCTGTTGTTTTTGCGCGAACCCATGCGGGTGTCGCAGGTCGTGCAACAGCTTGGCCCCGGGGAACGTCTGCGCTGGGACCGGCGGTTTGACATCGTCAATGGTCCTGCCGGTTCAATCGATATCCGTGCCGGCGCGGATATTACCCGGCAGCAGGCGGAGACGGTGCTTGGGCAAGCCGTGCCCGTGCCAATGGCCGCGATCCATGCCGCACCTGTGGTGCGCCGCGAGAACGGCGACATTGTCGCGATTGGTGCCGTGGCGCTCGACCACACCCTGAACCTCCGGTTTGTGGGTGCGTTGGCGGGGTGAGTGGCAGAAAATGCCCGAAATGTGAAAATCGGTTAGTCATGCGTCAATAGCTGCCCTTGTATCGCCTTACTGAGCGCCTTACATTCGAGGCTGACCGCCGGATATCCCGTTCCGGCCTTCCAGGAAAAAAATTAATGAACGGCAATTTCCGTAACTTCGCCATTTGGCTCGTAATCTTGTTCATGCTGATGGGCTTGTTTTCTGTATTCCAGTCGTCCACGCGGTCGGTGTCGGTCACGGACAGGAACTACAGCCAGTTCATCTCTGATGTGGACACCGGCAAGGTTTCCCAGGTGACAATCGTTGAAAACGTTGTGTCTGGCACTTTGGCCGATGGCACACAGTTTGAAACAGTGCTGCCTGAAGGCGCGGATGTGGTGAGCCGGCTTGAGTCGCGGGGCGTGCAGATCACGGCGAAAGAGCCTGAATCCAGCCCGTTCTGGACGATCCTTCTTTCTTCCTGGTTGCCGTTCATCGTCATCATTGGTGTCTGGTTCTTCTTCATCCGGCAGATGCAGGGTGGCGGACGTGGCGGCGCAATGGGCTTTGGAAAATCGCGGGCAAAACTGCTGACTGAAACTCAGGGCAAAGTCACGTTTGAAGATGTGGCTGGTGTGGATGAGGCCAAGCAGGACCTTGAGGAAATCGTTGAATTCCTGCGTGACCCCGGCAAGTTCCAGCGTCTGGGTGGCCGTATTCCGCGCGGTGTGCTGCTTGTTGGCCCGCCGGGTACCGGTAAAACGCTTTTGGCGCGCTCGGTTGCGGGCGAGGCCAATGTGCCGTTCTTCACCATTTCCGGTTCCGACTTTGTGGAAATGTTTGTGGGTGTCGGTGCGTCGCGCGTACGTGACATGTTTGAACAGGCGAAAAAGAACGCGCCCTGCATCATCTTTATTGACGAAATCGATGCTGTCGGCCGTCAGCGCGGTGCCGGTCTCGGTGGCGGCAATGACGAGCGCGAGCAGACCCTCAACCAGTTGCTGGTTGAGATGGATGGTTTTGAGGCCAATGAAGGCGTCATCCTGATTGCTGCAACCAACCGTCCTGACGTTCTTGATCCGGCGCTGCTGCGCCCGGGCCGCTTTGACCGTCAGGTCGTCGTGCCCAATCCCGATGTGTCGGGCCGTGAAAAGGTCCTCAAAGTGCATGTGCGCAAGGTGCCGCTGGCCCCTGATGTTGATCTCAAGGTTCTGGCGCGCGGTACCCCCGGTTTCTCCGGTGCCGATTTGATGAACCTCGTCAACGAAGCGGCCTTGCTGGCGGCACGGCGCAACAAGCGCTTTGTCACCCATGCCGAGTTCGAGGATGCCAAGGACAAGATCATGATGGGTGCCGAACGGCGCACCCTTGCCATGACTGATGATGAAAAGAAGCTGACGGCCTATCATGAGGCCGGCCACGCGCTGATCGCATTGATGGTCACCGGTATTGATCCCATTCACAAGGCGACGATCATCCCGCGTGGCCGCGCGCTGGGCATGGTGATGACCCTGCCCGAAAATGACAACTACTCGTTCAGCCGTGAAAAGGCGCTGTCGCGTCTGGTCATGCTGTTCGGTGGGCGTGAGGCTGAAATCTATAAATTCGGTCCCGAAAAAGTCACCAGCGGTGCCTCAGGCGATATCCAGATGGCGACCAGCCTTGCCCGTTCCATGGTAATGGAATGGGGCATGTCCGAGCGGCTGGGCCGGGTGCGCTACAAAGCCAATGAACAGGAAGTGTTCCTTGGTCATTCCGTCACACAGTCCAACCATATGTCCGACGAGACCGCCAAGGTCATCGACGAGGAAGTGCGCAAGCTGATCGAGGAGGGCGAACATTCTGCCCGCAAACTGATCACCGAGAATGCGGACAAGTTCGAAGCTATCGCTCAGGCCCTGCTTGAATATGAAACGCTGACGGGCGATGAATTGCGGGCGCTGATGGAAGGCAAACCGCCGATCCGTCCCGATGACACGGATGTTTCCGCACCCAAATCAACTGGCGTGCCCAAGGCTGGCAAGTCTGCCAAGAAGAAGCCGGGTCCGGAAACGGATGGTGGCATGGAGCCGCAGCCTGAGGGTTGAGCTGATTTTATAAAAAGTGGAAAAGCCGCCCTCGGGCGGCTTTTTGCCATTTCGTGGGTATAGCTTTGGGCGTTAACCGTGTTCGTTAAAGCGTTCATTGCTTTCGTGTGATTTATTACAAATACCAACCAAATTACTGCAGCTGAGGGTGCTCGAGATGGCGCGGAAATATTTCGGAACCGATGGAATTCGCGGGCTGGCGAATGGCGAGAAGCTGACACCAGAGCTGGCACTTAAGGTTGGCATGGCGACGGGGCTTGCGTTCCGGCGCGGCGAT carries:
- the ftsH gene encoding ATP-dependent zinc metalloprotease FtsH, which translates into the protein MNGNFRNFAIWLVILFMLMGLFSVFQSSTRSVSVTDRNYSQFISDVDTGKVSQVTIVENVVSGTLADGTQFETVLPEGADVVSRLESRGVQITAKEPESSPFWTILLSSWLPFIVIIGVWFFFIRQMQGGGRGGAMGFGKSRAKLLTETQGKVTFEDVAGVDEAKQDLEEIVEFLRDPGKFQRLGGRIPRGVLLVGPPGTGKTLLARSVAGEANVPFFTISGSDFVEMFVGVGASRVRDMFEQAKKNAPCIIFIDEIDAVGRQRGAGLGGGNDEREQTLNQLLVEMDGFEANEGVILIAATNRPDVLDPALLRPGRFDRQVVVPNPDVSGREKVLKVHVRKVPLAPDVDLKVLARGTPGFSGADLMNLVNEAALLAARRNKRFVTHAEFEDAKDKIMMGAERRTLAMTDDEKKLTAYHEAGHALIALMVTGIDPIHKATIIPRGRALGMVMTLPENDNYSFSREKALSRLVMLFGGREAEIYKFGPEKVTSGASGDIQMATSLARSMVMEWGMSERLGRVRYKANEQEVFLGHSVTQSNHMSDETAKVIDEEVRKLIEEGEHSARKLITENADKFEAIAQALLEYETLTGDELRALMEGKPPIRPDDTDVSAPKSTGVPKAGKSAKKKPGPETDGGMEPQPEG
- the tilS gene encoding tRNA lysidine(34) synthetase TilS; translation: MLTPIHRDEDLLDVAALFAPLADYRHVGIAVSGGPDSLALMLLATKWAAQAAAPVRLVVYTVDHGLRPEAAAETTFVADIAAKAGLKVRVLRWEGDKPKSGLQAAARQARYRLIGSAMAEDGVEVLMTGHHAHDQAETVLMRLAHGSGLTGLGAMGPFGMVEGVRVFRPLLGVEPRSLHAPVSAAGISAIADPSNTNADFERVRWRDALPVLSGLGLDAGRFALFSKRARRADQALQQMAQEAFSNIGVSDGFGVIRIDRPAFAALAGELQVRVMRMALNAAGGAQKPFGLQQVEALVDRFADPQSTAQVTLMGCAITCAPLELLFLREPMRVSQVVQQLGPGERLRWDRRFDIVNGPAGSIDIRAGADITRQQAETVLGQAVPVPMAAIHAAPVVRRENGDIVAIGAVALDHTLNLRFVGALAG